The Hevea brasiliensis isolate MT/VB/25A 57/8 chromosome 1, ASM3005281v1, whole genome shotgun sequence genome has a window encoding:
- the LOC131183328 gene encoding probable disease resistance protein At5g63020, translating to MGNVFSISISISPGDLGGLWQWIAGRACRVEGRGRPSEPTVGLENMLDKVWSCLIQEHVGIIGLYGMGGVGKTTLLTQINNRFINTSRDFDVVIWVTVSKDLRLEKFQDEIGEKIGFFDEKWHTKRIDEKAVDIYNVLRKKKFVLLLDDVWERVNLIRLGVPFPDGQNSSKVVFTTRSETVCSLMDAQKKIKVETLEWEEAWKLFRDKVGEDILGIHPDIPHLAQAVARECDGLPIALITIARAMACKKTPQEWSHGLEVLRKSASELQGMGDEVFPLLKFSYDSLPNVRIQSCFLYCTLFPEDYKIDKDDLIDYWNCDVFWNDFDHNGGSTSPTEGFNSITTRLLKDEIPSARNEGYEIIGTLGRACLLEDEGKYVKIHDVIRDMALWIASECAEQKEHFLVQAGAQLIKTPKADEWVGASRMSLMANSFKDLPESPSCPRLLTLFLCHNHDLSMINGDFFQFMDALAVLDLSETRIEELPLGISRLISLQYLNLSNTWLRRLSFELKGLKKLKYLNLESNGHLKMIPGQVISNLSSLQVLRMLRCGSHLYEKAGDNILSDGNLQIEELRCLENLNELSFTINYASILQSFLNAHRLQNCTKALLLMCFDSPKSINISSLANMRHLGVLEILANPNLEELHVDFAVQGTSQVPSMISTRKCFDSLRQVLVYKCDRLRELTWLILAPNLENLRVISNHNMEEIFSTRKIIELLIRSRNSTPFTKLEFLELRKLPKLKSMCWNALPFPFLRKMKVYKCPMLKKLPLNSDNAKGCKFVIEAEAQWWEHLKWEDDATKAAFLPHFTHYTIR from the coding sequence ATGGGTAACGTTTTCTCTATCTCAATATCAATCTCGCCTGGGGACCTTGGTGGCTTGTGGCAATGGATTGCTGGGCGAGCTTGTAGGGTTGAGGGAAGAGGAAGACCAAGTGAACCAACAGTGGGCTTGGAAAATATGCTAGATAAGGTATGGAGCTGCCTCATTCAAGAACATGTGGGAATCATTGGCCTATACGGCATGGGAGGAGTTGGCAAAACTACACTCTTGACCCAAATCAACAACAGGTTTATCAATACGTCTCGTGATTTTGATGTTGTTATCTGGGTAACTGTGTCAAAAGATTTGAGACTTGAAAAGTTTCAAGATGAAATTGGGGAAAAGATAGGTTTTTTTGACGAGAAATGGCATACAAAAAGAATTGATGAGAAAGCTGTAGACATCTACAACGTGTTGCGCAAAAAGAAGTTTGTGTTGTTGTTAGATGATGTATGGGAGCGAGTTAATCTGATAAGACTAGGAGTTCCTTTTCCAGATGGACAAAACAGCTCCAAGGTAGTATTCACAACTCGTTCGGAGACTGTATGCAGCCTAATGGATGCTCAAAAGAAGATTAAAGTGGAGACTCTGGAGTGGGAAGAAGCCTGGAAACTATTTCGAGACAAGGTTGGAGAAGACATCCTCGGTATTCATCCAGATATACCTCATCTTGCTCAAGCTGTTGCCAGAGAGTGCGATGGTTTGCCAATTGCACTCATTACTATTGCTCGAGCCATGGCTTGCAAGAAGACACCCCAGGAATGGAGTCATGGTCTTGAAGTGCTGAGAAAATCTGCCTCAGAATTACAAGGTATGGGTGATGAGGTGTTTCCTCTTTTAAAGTTCAGTTATGATAGTTTGCCTAATGTGAGAATTCAATCTTGCTTCTTATATTGCACCTTGTTCCCAGAAGACTATAAAATTGATAAGGATGACTTGATAGATTATTGGAATTGTGATGTATTTTGGAATGATTTTGATCATAATGGAGGGAGTACTTCTCCCACCGAGGGATTCAACAGTATTACTACTCGATTACTGAAAGATGAAATTCCATCTGCTCGTAATGAAGGGTACGAAATTATTGGTACTCTTGGACGTGCGTGTTTATTGGAAGATGAAGGCAAATACGTAAAGATTCATGATGTGATTCGTGACATGGCTTTATGGATTGCATCCGAATGTGCAGAGCAAAAAGAACATTTTTTGGTGCAAGCAGGTGCTCAGTTGATTAAAACGCCAAAGGCTGATGAATGGGTAGGGGCAAGCCGGATGTCATTGATGGCGAATTCCTTTAAAGATCTACCAGAAAGTCCTAGTTGTCCTCGTCTTTTGACTTTATTTCTTTGTCATAATCATGATTTGAGCATGATCAATGGTGACTTCTTCCAGTTTATGGATGCATTAGCAGTTCTAGATCTGTCGGAGACTCGTATAGAAGAATTGCCTCTAGGAATTTCCAGATTGATTTCATTGCAATATCTTAATCTATCTAATACATGGTTAAGGCGATTATCATTTGAGCTAAAGGGGCTGAAAAAACTAAAATACTTGAACTTGGAGAGCAATGGTCACCTGAAAATGATTCCAGGGCAGGTGATATCTAATTTGTCATCACTGCAAGTTCTGAGAATGCTGAGATGTGGGAGTCATTTGTATGAAAAGGCGGGAGATAATATATTGTCTGATGGTAATTTGCAAATAGAGGAGCTCAGGTGTTTGGAAAATCTGAATGAATTAAGCTTCACAATCAACTATGCGTCCATTCTCCAGAGCTTTCTCAACGCCCACAGATTACAGAACTGCACTAAAGCTCTACTCCTAATGTGCTTTGATTCGCCAAAGTCGATCAACATTTCATCTTTAGCAAATATGAGGCATCTGGGCGTCCTGGAAATCCTAGCCAATCCTAATTTGGAAGAGTTGCATGTTGATTTTGCTGTGCAAGGAACATCACAAGTGCCCTCTATGATCTCAACTAGGAAATGCTTTGACAGCCTTCGGCAAGTACTTGTTTATAAATGCGACAGATTGCGGGAGTTGACATGGCTTATTCTAGCcccaaatctggaaaatttgagaGTCATATCTAACCACAATATGGAAGAAATATTCAGTACCAGAAAAATTATTGAACTGCTAATTAGGAGCAGAAATTCAACTCCATTCACGAAACTTGAATTTCTTGAATTGCGTAAATTACCGAAATTGAAGAGTATGTGTTGGAATGCACTGCCCTTCCCATTCCTGAGAAAAATGAAAGTGTATAAATGCCCTATGCTCAAGAAGCTTCCATTAAATTCTGATAATGCAAAGGGATGCAAATTTGTCATTGAAGCAGAGGCACAATGGTGGGAACATCTTAAATGGGAGGATGATGCTACTAAAGCTGCCTTTCTACCCCATTTCACACATTACACAATTCGGTAA